In Paenibacillus sonchi, a single genomic region encodes these proteins:
- a CDS encoding DeoR/GlpR family DNA-binding transcription regulator: MNPIRRHEMIMEVLLNQKDVTVNELSDKLQVTGKTIREDLSKLEEQGLIMRVHGGAVLAQSDQFGILPSKNPLDKYSDEKTEIAQLALAHIAEDDIIALDGGSTTLEIARRLDNIPLTVITNDVYIISELVQKDRIRLVVPGGYRVRNMLAGPEAVSYVQKLNIEKAFLSATAVHIEHGLSIYTGDFIDFKQALVSTARTVFAVCDHHKFGHTALRTFASLQEVDVLLTDSGLAQETVEQFRKAGVNIECG; the protein is encoded by the coding sequence ATGAACCCGATACGGCGGCACGAGATGATTATGGAAGTTTTGCTCAACCAGAAGGATGTAACGGTGAACGAGCTGAGCGACAAGCTCCAGGTGACAGGAAAAACAATCCGCGAGGACCTAAGCAAGCTGGAGGAACAGGGGCTGATTATGCGTGTCCACGGCGGAGCCGTGCTGGCCCAGAGCGACCAGTTCGGCATTCTGCCCTCCAAGAACCCTTTGGATAAATATTCCGATGAAAAAACGGAGATTGCGCAGCTGGCGCTGGCCCATATTGCCGAGGATGACATTATTGCCCTGGACGGCGGCAGCACCACGCTTGAAATTGCCCGGAGGCTGGACAACATCCCGCTGACGGTCATCACCAATGATGTGTACATCATCAGCGAACTGGTTCAGAAAGACCGCATTCGTCTTGTCGTGCCCGGAGGCTACCGTGTCCGCAATATGCTGGCAGGTCCTGAAGCTGTCTCCTATGTCCAAAAGCTTAATATAGAAAAAGCCTTTCTGTCGGCTACAGCCGTTCATATAGAACACGGGCTGTCGATTTACACCGGTGATTTCATCGATTTCAAGCAAGCCTTGGTATCCACTGCCCGCACAGTGTTCGCCGTATGCGACCATCACAAATTCGGGCATACCGCGCTGCGCACGTTCGCTTCATTGCAGGAAGTTGACGTGCTGCTTACCGATAGCGGTCTTGCACAAGAAACTGTCGAGCAGTTCCGGAAAGCAGGCGTCAACATCGAATGCGGGTAG
- a CDS encoding YfiT family bacillithiol transferase, producing MDMKYPIGTFQFDDEITSSVTSVWINEIEALPRLLREAVKDLDHEQLETAYRSGGWTVRQVIHHLADSHMNAYIRFKLALTEENPIIKPYDETKWAELSDYKLPIEPSLLLLETLHKRWTNLLRSLTPADMEKTFIHPESGKVSIGKNIGIYAWHGKHHLAHITSLCNRKGW from the coding sequence ATGGATATGAAATACCCGATTGGCACTTTTCAATTTGACGATGAAATTACTAGCAGTGTTACAAGTGTTTGGATCAATGAGATTGAAGCTTTACCAAGATTATTACGGGAGGCTGTAAAAGACTTAGATCATGAACAGCTTGAAACAGCTTATCGTTCTGGAGGATGGACTGTTCGACAAGTCATACATCATCTTGCAGATAGTCATATGAATGCCTACATCCGCTTTAAATTGGCTCTTACAGAAGAAAATCCTATAATTAAACCATACGATGAAACGAAATGGGCAGAACTATCAGACTATAAATTGCCAATTGAACCATCACTTTTACTCCTCGAAACATTGCACAAACGCTGGACTAACCTTTTACGCAGTCTAACTCCTGCTGATATGGAAAAGACATTTATTCATCCGGAATCAGGTAAAGTTTCAATAGGTAAAAATATAGGAATCTATGCTTGGCACGGTAAGCATCATCTTGCACATATTACTTCTCTGTGTAATCGTAAGGGCTGGTAA
- a CDS encoding SRPBCC family protein yields MIAALQAAPQGATAVFERYYKHPVSKVWAMLTDNALLAKWFPELRVQDLSAGGSMKFDMGNGHFEVMEIKDMIVNSILEYTWGNDRVRFELSPDGAGCRLLLIEHITEITGHTAKDLSGWHVCLDVIGALLDGGELHNRKQVWEQWYDEYTRLVADFRQA; encoded by the coding sequence ATGATTGCTGCACTTCAAGCCGCCCCACAGGGAGCAACCGCTGTGTTTGAACGCTATTATAAGCATCCGGTGTCCAAGGTGTGGGCAATGCTGACGGATAATGCGCTGCTGGCTAAATGGTTTCCTGAACTTAGAGTCCAGGACCTGTCGGCAGGCGGGAGCATGAAGTTCGACATGGGGAACGGCCATTTTGAAGTTATGGAAATTAAGGATATGATAGTGAATTCTATCCTGGAGTATACCTGGGGGAACGACAGGGTGCGTTTTGAACTGAGTCCTGATGGAGCCGGCTGCCGGCTGCTGCTGATCGAGCACATAACCGAAATCACCGGTCATACGGCCAAAGACCTCTCCGGCTGGCATGTCTGTCTCGACGTAATCGGGGCGCTTCTGGACGGTGGTGAGCTGCACAACCGCAAGCAGGTATGGGAGCAATGGTACGACGAATATACCCGACTGGTGGCGGATTTCCGCCAAGCCTGA
- the kduI gene encoding 5-dehydro-4-deoxy-D-glucuronate isomerase — translation MERRFASHPNEVKQFDTARLRKEFHIPVIFAPDELKLVLTHEDRMIVGGANPVNKDVVLTTDLKDLGVTYFLERRELGVINVGGKGSVVVDGAEYEIDFKECLYVGQGAKDVIFKSADSAKPAKFYLNSAPAHQSYPTTKTTLAESESGAMGGLENSNERTIHRFIHAGGVQSAQLVMGMTQLKPGSMWNTMPSHTHPRRMEAYFYFDLPDDSIVFHLMGEPTETRHIVMHNEQAVISPSWSIHSGVGTHNYTFIWSMAGDNKRYDDMDPVGMKELQ, via the coding sequence ATGGAAAGACGTTTCGCATCCCATCCCAACGAAGTTAAGCAATTTGACACCGCGCGTCTGCGCAAGGAGTTCCACATTCCAGTCATTTTTGCTCCGGATGAACTGAAGCTTGTCCTGACCCATGAAGACCGTATGATCGTAGGCGGGGCTAATCCGGTGAATAAGGATGTCGTGCTCACCACTGACCTGAAAGATCTGGGGGTTACTTATTTCCTCGAACGCCGTGAACTGGGTGTGATCAATGTCGGAGGTAAAGGTTCGGTTGTTGTAGACGGAGCAGAATATGAAATAGATTTCAAAGAATGTCTGTATGTAGGGCAAGGCGCCAAGGATGTTATTTTCAAAAGCGCTGACAGCGCCAAACCTGCGAAGTTCTACCTGAATTCGGCTCCTGCACATCAGTCCTACCCTACTACCAAAACAACACTGGCCGAATCCGAATCCGGCGCAATGGGCGGTCTGGAGAATTCCAACGAACGCACCATTCACCGCTTCATTCATGCAGGTGGTGTGCAAAGCGCTCAGCTCGTTATGGGAATGACCCAGCTGAAACCGGGCAGCATGTGGAATACAATGCCTTCCCATACTCACCCGCGCCGGATGGAAGCCTACTTCTATTTCGATCTTCCGGACGATTCCATTGTGTTCCATCTCATGGGCGAGCCTACCGAGACCCGTCACATCGTAATGCACAATGAACAGGCAGTCATTTCTCCAAGCTGGTCCATCCACAGCGGTGTGGGTACGCATAACTACACCTTTATCTGGAGCATGGCCGGCGACAATAAACGTTATGATGATATGGACCCCGTAGGCATGAAAGAATTACAATAG